Part of the Triticum aestivum cultivar Chinese Spring chromosome 4D, IWGSC CS RefSeq v2.1, whole genome shotgun sequence genome is shown below.
CGTGCTTGTCAAAACGGAAAAAAGCAAGGGACTCGAATATCCAGCAAACGCCTGACTTTTAAGCATGAGGAATCAAAAGTTTTCCATGAAAATTATGTTGGTCGAGGATGGCAAATCCGCCTCAGTTTATTTTTTTCCCGAAAATTGCCATGTTTGAAAACTAAATTTTTTATCCTCGCGTCAATGTAAATTGGCATGACAAACTTTCGATCTGTCATCCCTAAAAATAAATCTGACGTGAAGATTTTAGCATCCCTGAAAATAAAAATAATGTTGCAACCACCTGAAGAATGAGAATAAATAGAAGCATGGGGTGGATGGCATGAGACTGACATGCATGCCGTGGGTGCGTGTCCCCCGTTACCCCGTCAGGCCTCCATTGACGGACGAGTGGTCCCAGTCAACTTGAGCCCACGCACCCTCGGATTCGCTCTCCACGCTCCACGGGCAACACCCAACAACAGGTGATCTTTTCTCCGGCAACGTACAACTACTTCTACAGTACTACTACTGTAAAACGGAGGATTACAGTAAAAATCCATTTGTTTGTCACCTAGTAGTAGAGTACATAGGCTCTGTTCATCTAGGGCGACTAGAACGAAGCGTACATGGACGGACGGAGAAGACGGCGAAAAGATGTAGCAGCAGAGCAGCGGGAGATGGATTGATAGATGGACGAGTGACCAGTGCATGGGCAAAAGGACACACACGGTAAGCTAACTGCGCCCGTGACTGCCCTGAGACTCCGGCCCGCTCCGGCCCCACCAccaaaagcagcagcagcagcagcagcgcccatCTCATCACTTTCCCCTCCCTCCGCCTGCATCTCTGGCTTTTGCTTCcccccttccctctctccctcgATTGTTTGAGTTTTTTTATTTTAAACCAGATGCGACATATGGTAAAAAAAAAATCGGTCCTATCTTCTTCTAACGAATGATAAGCAAAGGAGAGGTTATGTTCACAGACACCCAATTTGATGTCAAGGCATGCGTGATAGTCATTAGTCACAAAGTGGCCACTGCTGCCAGGAGTCAAAGACTAGCCAAGCAGTGACGGTATACTTGTTCTTCTGTCATCAGACTGAGATGAGATCCACACAAACAGAGGATTGCCCTTGACCTGACCGAGCGCACACACGCAGCAATGCAGTTATGCATGATGGTTTCTACTAGTAAGTACAGTACTTTCCACACACTTTCCCTTTGCTATGCTCGGCTTGACTCGAGTCTTGCAGGAACTAGGTAATAATTAAAACGACCGTCTGGGTACTATTTTATGCTGCTACCATATACTACTAACTACTAAAATGCCTAGGGCTAAAGACAACCTAGGACTTGTTTCCTTTCTTAatctgttgctgttgttgctgttgagTTGCTGCTGCTGTCCCTCTCCCAACTCAACAAGATACACCTCCTAGAATCTGTTAacgctttccttttctttttcctacCACCACTTGATggggtcagtcatcacacgagccCCTGCGTGCGCACAAAAAAGCCAATCATCAGGGAGGGTAATTTTACTATTATATACATACATCCTTCTACCATGATTGAGTCAGTGATTGCTGCGGTTGACACTTACTCCCAGCACTGCAGAGAGGAGATGACACCCCTCTTCTTTGCTCTATTCACAGCCCAATTGCTCCCTGCCCAGACGACAATCTGAAGAGGAAAAACAATTTATCATCTACTCACATAGCTGTTAACAATTTTCTCACAAAAATGTACTAATTCCTGATGCAGGTTAAAAGAAAATATAAGCATGAAGGGAAGTGAATCAACTGGAGTGATGTTGTTTTCAAATAATAATCACCTAGGCACTTGAGAGAAGCAGGAGCTGTAGAGAGGTTTTGTAGGCGGGAAAAGAGAAGAGGCCACCAGGTGGGGGCTGCTACTGTTGCCCATGGCACCAGTGTGAGCTGTCTGctgctcagcagcagcagcagcagcaatggaGGCCTCCTTGGTGGGGGAAGCAAAGGGGCTACCAGGCAGGTGGTGGTTGTGCTCCATGCCACTACAATTCAAAAAACAAGAGACACACGCACACACATCAATCAATTATGGAAATACAGTAAGTATGGTAGAGCCCCCACAAAAGAAGCAAAAGGAACTGTTTAACCAGTTAATATGGATACTTGTCATTAGCTGGGGTCACTAGTTTCTCTTCTTCGAGTCCCGTCTAGTACTAATCAAGAGGGCCTATGATTAGCACCACAAAAGCCTATACCACGTCACCTTTTTGCAATGTCTTTTGAAAGCACATTTTTTGTTACGATAAAAGAGAATAATATGATTAGCACATATACAGATGAAGAAAAGGAACAGAGGTTGCTGCACTAATTACTGAAAGTTTTCCATTGTTTCCCCTTTTAGTTACCCAAAAAGTAGTACTCCGGTGAATGTCCACTATTTTTCCAAAATGCATTTCATCACTTTGGTGAATGTCCACTATTTGTCCAAAATTCATTTTTTATGATTCAAAATCCGGTGGTACCTTTTGAAAGTTTTAGACATACAAACCATGAAAATTTGAGGCCTGAATATGATAATATGTGTACTGCATAAAGTTATTATCGTTGTAGCACAAAATGCTTATGATTATACTAAATTTAACACTGATACTACATGTTACAGGATGGTTTATAGAAATACGAGATGTTCAAGTTTTCTAATGGAAAAATATGCATTTCGAATATCCCGAAGCAGACATCCACCCAAGTGGTGAAAATCCATGTTGGCCCCATCCGATACTAATATCCACCCAAGGATTACAGATATACTATTACCTTTCTTGGTATTCACAAACAACATTGGATGCAGCTGCTGCCCCAGGACCAGATTCCCTCCTCCCCTCTTCCCCAGAGTTGACTGCCAGCTTGGGACTGCCATTGCCATTACCATTGCCATCACCACCCTCCTCCTGATACTCCTGCTTCCCTTCTTTAGAAATCACAGAAGCAGCAGCATATGGACCCATGAAAAGACCACTGCTCAGATTGCTGTTATCTGCAACAAGCAAGCATGGATGTCATGATGAGCTCTGAACACTCAGGGTAACCAAATGTGcatttgcaaaaaagaaaacaTCGACATGTAATGATTTTCAAGAACTGGACCTTGGATGGTGCTAATGGCGTCATCAAGATGGACGCCATTGCCGTTCCCACTGAAGCAGCCGCCATTGCCGTCGGAAGGTGAGCCCACGGGGGAGCCGAGGAGGTGGTGGCCCCTGTTCTTGAGGTCAAGAAACTGCAGCCCCATGAGCCGGCGGCCCTGCAGCTCGATGGCATGCTGCAGCTCGGCCGCCTCCTGCTGCTCCTCCAGCCTCCTCCTCAGAAACGCCGCCTCGTGGCCGGCCATGCTCCCGTACAGCATTCTCTGCCCTGGCAATGGCAACACCAGCTCGTCAAACGCCTTGCGCAAATAACTGATGATTAGATAGGAGTGTTGAAATGCTCACCGATTTGCGGCtgctggaggtcgaaggggtcccTGGAGTCGAGCAGACCGGCAGGCGGCGTCGCGTTGCCCACAGAGGCGAACTCGCGGTGGTGAGGAGAGAGGcaggggccgccgccgccgccatgcctgaACCTGTCGGGGACCTTTCCCTTCTCCTTGTAAGGCTTGACGAGGACGCGCGCGTCGCAG
Proteins encoded:
- the LOC123096528 gene encoding zinc finger CCCH domain-containing protein 53 isoform X1, which gives rise to MDAYEATKVVFARVQGLVDADLASKIMGMLLTQDKSEEDMIRLAFGPEHLLQSVVADLAARSKPPSPPAPAWRMAPGAAGGDAEGGLPFGAASEAFYPEEEYGCWSPASGTHHRRSFSLSDAEGGWKPCQYFARGFCKNGSGCRFLHGLPEDVAEQEMAVMRAKALAAARSQMMAPAFPFSPSPPKGLGFLLQQQQQQSESQRAADMLFAGGDDMHRFSHRSPRMDRGDLSINHGARQIYLTFPADSTFTEEDVSSYFSMYGPVQDVRIPHQPKRMFGFVSFVYPETVRLVLAKGNPHFVCDARVLVKPYKEKGKVPDRFRHGGGGGPCLSPHHREFASVGNATPPAGLLDSRDPFDLQQPQIGQRMLYGSMAGHEAAFLRRRLEEQQEAAELQHAIELQGRRLMGLQFLDLKNRGHHLLGSPVGSPSDGNGGCFSGNGNGVHLDDAISTIQDNSNLSSGLFMGPYAAASVISKEGKQEYQEEGGDGNGNGNGSPKLAVNSGEEGRRESGPGAAAASNVVCEYQESGMEHNHHLPGSPFASPTKEASIAAAAAAEQQTAHTGAMGNSSSPHLVASSLFPPTKPLYSSCFSQVPRLSSGQGAIGL